Proteins from a genomic interval of Musa acuminata AAA Group cultivar baxijiao chromosome BXJ1-9, Cavendish_Baxijiao_AAA, whole genome shotgun sequence:
- the LOC103998619 gene encoding thaumatin-like protein, whose translation MDPLPACALLCSIFILGELVNGQMVIFHLNNKCPFPVWPAAAPNAGHPVIADGGFLLPPNQTKRVHAPPTWNGRFWGRTGCDFTTTSKPGCQTGDCQGLLSCNGTIGTPPATLVEVALQEDQSKPSFYDVSVVDGYNLPIAVSTKPAYRKCWIGGCTKSINSVCPQELQVLDHSGAAVVACKSACLAFDLDVFCCRNSYGKPETCKPSVYSAMFKDACPSYFSYAYDTPPPLVNCYSREYAITFCPSRWGSLLSQ comes from the exons ATGGATCCTCTCCCTGCCTGTGCTCTTCTTTGCTCAATCTTTATACTCG GTGAACTTGTGAATGGGCAAATGGTTATATTCCACTTGAACAACAAGTGCCCTTTTCCAGTGTGGCCTGCAGCCGCCCCCAATGCCGGCCATCCTGTGATTGCCGATGGTGGCTTCCTCCTCCCACCCAATCAGACAAAGCGTGTTCATGCACCTCCGACGTGGAACGGCCGGTTTTGGGGTAGAACCGGTTGCGACTTCACCACCACCTCCAAACCAGGTTGTCAAACTGGCGACTGCCAAGGCCTGCTCTCTTGCAATGGAACCATTGGCACGCCTCCTGCTACCCTTGTCGAG GTTGCATTACAGGAAGACCAAAGCAAGCCGAGCTTCTACGACGTGAGCGTGGTGGACGGCTACAACCTCCCGATCGCCGTGTCGACGAAGCCAGCATATCGCAAGTGTTGGATCGGAGGATGCACGAAGAGCATCAACAGCGTATGCCCGCAAGAACTCCAGGTGTTGGACCACAGCGGCGCCGCCGTGGTCGCATGCAAGAGCGCGTGTTTGGCCTTCGATCTGGATGTGTTCTGCTGCAGGAATTCGTACGGGAAGCCGGAGACATGTAAGCCCAGCGTGTACTCCGCCATGTTCAAGGATGCTTGTCCGAGCTACTTCAGCTATGCTTATGACACACCACCGCCACTGGTGAATTGCTACTCCAGAGAGTATGCCATCACCTTCTGCCCCTCGAGATGGGGTAGTCTTTTATCCCAGTAA
- the LOC103998620 gene encoding non-specific lipid transfer protein GPI-anchored 14-like, which produces MTANLPRSHKLHSKLLMAADSSSSSSSSSNALLLSIFLALSLLIPAASSDISSDVAECGSHLLAMQTCITFVQGTAEAPTPDCCAGLKTVLANRPKCLCILVKMHDDPQLPIKINVTRALALPTACSARANISKCPQILKLPPNSKEAEIFKQSGSPTQAKGNSTINTTTGTSPRASSETSSGRSDYLERRGWLARKAVVACVLFLVMPLPLST; this is translated from the exons ATGACTGCAAACCTTCCTCGGTCTCATAAGCTGCACTCTAAGCTTCTCATGGCGGccgattcctcctcctcctcctcctcctcctccaacgcACTTCTGCTGTCAATCTTTTTAGCCTTGAGCTTGCTGATCCCCGCCGCGAGCTCGGACATCTCGAGCGACGTGGCGGAGTGCGGCAGCCACCTGCTCGCGATGCAGACGTGCATCACGTTCGTCCAAGGGACCGCCGAGGCTCCCACGCCCGACTGCTGCGCTGGCCTCAAAACAGTCCTCGCCAACAGGCCCAAGTGCCTCTGCATCCTTGTCAAGATGCACGACGACCCCCAACTCCCCATCAAGATCAACGTGACTCGAGCTCTCGCGCTGCCCACCGCGTGCAGCGCCCGTGCCAACATCTCCAAGTGCCCGC AGATTCTGAAGCTGCCACCAAACTCCAAGGAAGCAGAGATCTTCAAGCAGAGCGGGAGTCCAACTCAAG CTAAGGGAAACTCCACCATTAACACCACCACCGGCACATCTCCCCGGGCCTCGTCTGAGACCAGTAGTGGGAGGAGCGATTACTTGGAGCGGAGAGGGTGGTTGGCAAGGAAAGCTGTGGTGGCTTGTGTTCTTTTCTTGGTGATGCCGCTTCCACTTTCCACTTGA